The Acidobacteriota bacterium genome includes a window with the following:
- a CDS encoding fibronectin type III domain-containing protein has protein sequence MRRSSAVLTLFALLALTSALEGAIPASERQALIAFYNATGGDSWGTNSGWKTPPLDADGFAMPGTENTWYGVTVGASNTTVTGISLPTNNLIGSLPAAIGDLTNLTVLNFRHNELSGSLPSSVGNLVNLTTLQLSENQLSGSLPAELGNLTQLTTLNLYYNQFSGSLPSSLGGLTGLQTMSLYSNLFDGAIPSELGSLTGLTTLDLHDNRLSGSLPASLGNLTALRDLLLQTNALTGSIPTEWGNMTALQKLYIQYNQLSGSIPASLGSLADLQEFVAGNNQLSGSIPSELGDLHSLIMLDLRFNSLTGSIPAALSGLTSVRTLLLQFNDLSGTIPPEFGNLAALTDLRMQSNSLTGPIPVELGNLANLVTLYIHLNQLSGPIPAVLGNLTKLAYLHLYSNQLTGSIPAELGSLTNLIDLSVNGNHLAGTVPAELGSLTKLQAFRISSNMLAGPLPASLMNLTALVPATTDLSFNALYTSDSSLAAFLDSKDSDWASLQTVAPSGVTAATQAGGNILVSWTPIAFTTYGGYYDVLVSQASGGPYASAGHTVDKKAAFLQVTGLTPGQRYYFVVRTHTDANAGNSNAVDSGESAEVSAVASINTVVSISGTVLAEGLPLAGVTLSGLPGSPVTNEAGAYGVSVDAGWSGVVTPVLEGYSFEPASRTYADLTSDKTGQDYAAAEVVPAGITVIAPNGGETWKAGSTQAVTWAETGLADTVTIDLYEGGVYQKTLGTADVTAGTFSWKIASDETVATNCRVLVWQGGVSDDSDADFAIEAAAVRKDDLVVTWDATGLYYRDSDTGGWVRMASPANMVRAGDLDGDGIDDVIGIWPSQGGVWVKYSATGAWTRLSSTAAYIGAGDMNGDGRVDLVGSWDGQGVFYRNSVTGAWVKMASPATMVTAGDIDGDGTDDLIGLWPAQGGIWVKYSKTCTWARLSSTAVHIAAGDMNGDGRVDLLGTWDGQGVFYRDSITGAWVKMASPATLITAGDIDRDRADDLMGVWPSQGGVWAKSSSTAAWQLLGATARDIAAGKMRPVAEAGDEGGAAAAASVRTGVQETEELSWPVGGAAEGPGAAAVRKDLAADGPGGARFVHIEDINLEPREALGAGASRPGPGEPGFACTEQKNAFPGETRTADRKKENPRRSQK, from the coding sequence ATGAGAAGATCGAGTGCCGTTCTCACGCTATTCGCCCTGCTCGCTTTGACGTCCGCTCTCGAAGGCGCCATCCCGGCCTCCGAGAGGCAGGCCCTGATCGCCTTCTACAACGCGACCGGCGGCGATTCCTGGGGCACCAACTCGGGCTGGAAAACGCCGCCGCTCGATGCCGACGGGTTCGCCATGCCCGGCACGGAAAACACCTGGTACGGCGTCACCGTCGGGGCCTCGAACACCACCGTGACCGGCATCAGCCTCCCGACGAACAACCTGATCGGCAGCCTGCCCGCGGCGATCGGCGATCTCACGAACCTGACCGTCCTGAACTTCCGCCACAACGAGCTCAGCGGCTCCTTGCCGTCGAGCGTGGGGAACCTCGTAAATCTCACCACGCTGCAGTTGAGCGAAAACCAGCTCAGCGGCAGCCTGCCGGCCGAGCTGGGCAACCTGACCCAGCTCACGACGCTCAATCTCTACTACAACCAGTTCAGCGGCTCCTTGCCGTCGAGCCTGGGCGGACTGACCGGCCTCCAGACCATGTCCCTCTATTCCAACCTGTTCGACGGGGCCATCCCGTCCGAGCTGGGCAGCCTCACCGGCCTGACGACGCTCGACCTGCACGACAACCGGCTCAGCGGCTCCCTGCCGGCGAGTTTGGGCAACCTGACGGCCCTCCGGGACCTCCTTCTCCAGACCAACGCCCTGACCGGATCGATCCCCACGGAATGGGGGAATATGACGGCCCTGCAGAAGCTCTACATCCAGTACAACCAGCTGAGCGGTTCGATCCCGGCGAGCCTCGGCAGCCTGGCCGATCTCCAGGAGTTCGTCGCCGGCAACAACCAGCTGAGCGGCTCGATCCCGTCGGAACTGGGCGATCTCCATTCACTGATCATGCTCGACCTTCGCTTCAATTCCCTGACCGGGTCCATCCCGGCCGCGTTGAGCGGTCTGACCTCGGTCCGGACCCTGCTCCTCCAGTTCAACGACCTGAGCGGGACGATCCCCCCGGAGTTCGGGAACCTGGCGGCCCTGACCGATCTGCGGATGCAATCCAATTCCCTGACCGGGCCGATCCCGGTCGAGCTGGGCAATCTGGCCAACCTGGTCACGCTCTATATCCACCTGAACCAGCTCAGCGGCCCCATCCCCGCCGTTCTGGGAAACCTGACCAAGCTGGCGTATCTCCACCTGTATTCCAACCAGCTGACCGGGTCCATCCCGGCCGAGCTCGGGTCCCTGACCAACCTGATCGACCTCAGCGTCAATGGGAATCACCTTGCCGGGACGGTCCCGGCGGAGCTGGGCAGCCTGACCAAGCTCCAGGCCTTCCGGATCTCCTCGAACATGCTGGCCGGGCCCCTGCCGGCGTCCCTCATGAACCTGACGGCCCTGGTCCCGGCGACGACGGACCTCAGCTTCAACGCGCTCTATACGTCGGACTCGTCGCTGGCCGCGTTCCTGGATTCCAAGGATTCGGACTGGGCCAGCCTGCAGACCGTCGCCCCCTCCGGCGTGACGGCCGCCACCCAGGCCGGCGGCAACATCCTCGTTTCGTGGACGCCGATCGCCTTCACGACCTATGGCGGCTACTATGACGTTCTCGTCTCGCAGGCCTCCGGTGGGCCCTATGCGTCGGCCGGGCACACGGTGGACAAAAAGGCCGCGTTCCTGCAGGTGACCGGGCTCACGCCGGGCCAGAGATATTATTTCGTCGTCCGGACGCACACGGACGCCAACGCCGGCAACTCGAACGCGGTCGACAGCGGCGAAAGCGCCGAAGTGTCGGCCGTGGCCAGCATCAATACCGTCGTCTCGATCTCGGGAACCGTCCTGGCCGAGGGCCTGCCCCTGGCCGGCGTCACCCTCTCCGGACTCCCCGGGAGCCCGGTGACGAACGAAGCGGGCGCCTACGGCGTTTCCGTCGATGCCGGCTGGTCCGGCGTCGTGACCCCGGTCCTGGAGGGCTATTCCTTCGAGCCCGCCTCGCGGACCTATGCCGATCTGACCTCCGACAAGACGGGCCAGGACTATGCGGCCGCGGAAGTCGTGCCGGCGGGGATCACGGTCATCGCGCCCAACGGGGGAGAGACCTGGAAGGCCGGCTCGACCCAGGCCGTCACCTGGGCGGAGACGGGCCTGGCGGACACGGTGACCATCGACCTTTATGAGGGAGGGGTCTATCAGAAGACCCTCGGCACGGCCGATGTCACGGCCGGCACATTCTCCTGGAAGATCGCCTCTGACGAGACGGTCGCGACGAACTGCCGCGTGCTTGTCTGGCAGGGCGGCGTCTCGGACGATTCGGACGCCGACTTCGCCATCGAGGCGGCCGCCGTCCGGAAGGACGACCTCGTCGTCACCTGGGACGCCACGGGGCTCTATTACCGGGATTCGGATACCGGCGGATGGGTCCGGATGGCCTCGCCCGCGAACATGGTCAGGGCGGGGGACCTGGACGGCGACGGCATCGACGACGTCATCGGGATCTGGCCGAGCCAGGGCGGTGTCTGGGTCAAGTACTCCGCGACCGGCGCGTGGACCCGGCTGTCCTCCACGGCCGCCTATATCGGCGCCGGGGACATGAACGGCGACGGCCGGGTCGACCTCGTCGGGTCGTGGGACGGGCAGGGCGTGTTCTACAGGAACTCGGTCACGGGCGCCTGGGTCAAGATGGCCTCGCCGGCGACGATGGTGACCGCCGGCGACATCGACGGGGACGGCACGGACGATCTGATCGGGCTGTGGCCGGCCCAGGGCGGGATCTGGGTCAAATATTCGAAGACCTGCACGTGGGCCCGGCTGTCCTCGACGGCCGTGCACATCGCCGCCGGGGACATGAACGGCGACGGCCGGGTCGATCTCCTCGGCACGTGGGATGGGCAGGGCGTGTTCTACAGGGACTCCATCACGGGCGCCTGGGTCAAGATGGCCTCGCCGGCGACGCTCATCACGGCCGGCGACATCGACCGCGACCGCGCCGACGACCTGATGGGCGTCTGGCCGTCGCAGGGCGGGGTCTGGGCGAAATCCTCAAGCACGGCGGCCTGGCAGCTCCTGGGCGCGACCGCCCGGGACATCGCCGCGGGGAAGATGAGGCCGGTCGCCGAGGCGGGGGACGAGGGCGGCGCGGCGGCCGCGGCCTCGGTCCGGACCGGCGTCCAGGAGACCGAGGAGCTTTCCTGGCCGGTCGGCGGGGCGGCCGAAGGTCCCGGGGCGGCGGCCGTCCGCAAGGACCTCGCGGCCGACGGCCCCGGCGGGGCGCGCTTCGTCCACATCGAAGACATCAACCTCGAGCCTCGCGAGGCGCTTGGCGCCGGGGCGTCGCGCCCCGGTCCCGGGGAGCCGGGATTCGCCTGCACCGAGCAGAAAAACGCCTTCCCGGGCGAGACAAGAACCGCGGACAGGAAAAAGGAGAACCCGCGACGTTCTCAAAAATAG